In one window of Lewinella sp. 4G2 DNA:
- a CDS encoding RagB/SusD family nutrient uptake outer membrane protein, with protein MIITRRNLGIMAFAAFAAVGLTNCTDLEPEDSDSVFREQVDGVAIPGNPGELVNAAYNNLAVFTDQANVYSLMQHSSDELIPPTRGVDWGDNGVWRTLHAHTWDPTHAFVLSGWNDMNGRLFATQEILAGDATPQQQADARFLQGFYTWHILDLFGQVPFREFTDGVDDLPRVISRADAIDQAIENVESAIGSLPSQGPGLNVQGSKAAAYNMLTRMYLNKAVYQASNPAGPYEFDNADLQKVVEYADLVTAEGYSFEDDYFSIFEAGDNSEVILYSNNGSPQNRYYMTLHYDSPLSGWNGFTTIAELYDSFDENDPRFGEDADPDGTQFSGIGTGFLEGQQFSDNGDPIIEQRGQTPLIFTKEVPLAGATVTQGIRVIKYHPGRSDKYVIMRYAESQLNKAEAMFRMGDAEGARQVINEMRTARGGDEVDSVDEDFLLDERARELYWEGLRRVDQVRFGTFTGDESTWTGKDTPSDASRVLFPIPQQAIDSNPNLSQNPGY; from the coding sequence ATGATCATTACAAGACGTAATTTGGGCATCATGGCTTTTGCAGCCTTTGCCGCAGTTGGTTTGACCAACTGTACGGATCTGGAGCCAGAAGACAGCGACTCCGTATTCCGTGAGCAAGTAGATGGTGTAGCCATTCCCGGTAACCCCGGTGAGTTGGTCAACGCAGCCTACAACAACTTGGCGGTATTCACCGACCAGGCCAACGTGTACTCGTTGATGCAACACTCTTCCGACGAACTTATTCCGCCAACCCGTGGGGTTGACTGGGGTGATAACGGAGTTTGGCGTACCCTTCACGCGCACACCTGGGATCCAACTCACGCCTTTGTTCTTTCGGGCTGGAATGATATGAACGGTCGCCTTTTCGCTACGCAGGAGATTCTTGCGGGTGATGCGACGCCGCAGCAGCAAGCTGATGCGCGCTTCCTACAGGGCTTTTACACCTGGCATATTCTTGACCTATTCGGTCAGGTACCTTTCCGGGAGTTTACGGATGGCGTTGACGATCTTCCACGGGTGATCTCCCGTGCTGATGCAATTGACCAGGCCATTGAAAACGTAGAATCTGCCATCGGTAGCTTGCCTTCACAGGGCCCCGGCCTCAATGTTCAGGGAAGTAAGGCTGCTGCCTACAATATGCTTACCCGCATGTACCTGAATAAAGCGGTCTACCAAGCCAGCAACCCCGCTGGCCCGTACGAATTCGATAACGCTGACCTCCAGAAGGTTGTAGAATACGCTGATCTGGTAACGGCTGAAGGTTACAGTTTTGAGGACGATTACTTTTCCATCTTCGAAGCAGGAGATAACAGCGAAGTGATTCTCTACTCTAACAACGGCTCTCCCCAGAACCGTTACTACATGACGCTTCACTACGACAGCCCACTTTCTGGCTGGAACGGCTTCACGACGATTGCTGAGCTTTACGACAGCTTCGACGAGAATGACCCCCGCTTCGGAGAAGACGCTGATCCTGACGGCACGCAGTTCTCCGGTATCGGTACCGGTTTCCTCGAAGGCCAGCAGTTCAGCGACAACGGTGACCCCATCATCGAGCAGCGTGGCCAGACGCCACTCATCTTCACTAAAGAAGTGCCACTGGCTGGTGCTACCGTTACGCAGGGTATCCGCGTAATCAAGTACCACCCCGGCCGTTCCGATAAGTACGTAATCATGCGTTATGCTGAGTCACAGTTGAACAAAGCGGAAGCTATGTTCCGTATGGGCGACGCCGAAGGTGCTCGCCAGGTCATCAACGAAATGCGTACGGCTCGCGGTGGTGACGAAGTAGACAGCGTCGACGAAGATTTCCTCCTCGACGAACGCGCTCGTGAACTTTACTGGGAAGGCCTCCGCCGTGTAGACCAGGTTCGCTTCGGCACTTTCACGGGTGACGAAAGCACCTGGACGGGTAAGGATACACCTTCTGATGCCAGCCGCGTGTTGTTCCCCATCCCGCAGCAGGCGATTGATTCTAACCCGAATCTCTCCCAGAACCCCGGCTACTAA
- a CDS encoding FG-GAP-like repeat-containing protein, with translation MPNTFLFFQHFRLAMLALPLVLCLGCENGTEPETLDPPLFLDIDPATSGLNFTNEIANTEDLNIFNYRNFYNGGGVGLIDINNDGLQDVFFTANMGPNKLFLNEGDLKFKDISATAGIELANKWSTGVAVVDINADGYLDLYVCNAGFRKNSDQKNSLFINQQDNTFREAAAEYGLADAGYTTHAAFVDYDKDGDLDVYLLNNSFIPVNNLNFSNDRERYAEDWKVKNFLKGGGDKLMRNDGGTFTDVSKEAGIYGSLIGFGLGITVGDVNGDHYPDFYISNDFYERDYLYVNNQDGTFTEDIEGRMSHISLASMGADMADLNNDGTPEIFVTEMLPESDYRRKTTVQFEDVNVYQLKQRRGFFHQYMHNTLQLNTGDGTFKEVAQYGGVEATDWSWGALLFDADNDGLRDIFVCNGIYHSLTDQDFIDFFSDDVARRMVLTGKKKEVDEVINRMPSEALPNKMFRNAGDMRFDDKTANWGFSKATFSNGAAYGDLDNDGDLDLIVNNVNQPALLYQNQSSERGADAIQVELRGDEQNTFAIGARVQLNAGSATQYAEVIPTRGFQSSMDYRITFGVSDRSALESVTITWPDGALTTVAPPDSGQLLSIDRSTAEVIPANASSEIDGQAAIAGQPLLQEVPEVPFVAHQEENFYDLLNEGLVIRSLAQEGPAVAIGDVNGDGRDDIFIGGARDQVAQLYLQKSDGTLAQSEQRIFKQVAATEDTGAAFFDADGDGDLDLYVGSGGNFDQANATFLNDKLAFNDGAGNFSFRPGSLPRFGLNTSKVLPFDFDGDGDLDLFVGTRSMPQNYGVPVPSALLENNGSGKFANVTAEKAREFALLGMVTDAQVLSLDDGQDLLLTVSEWGSPKLLRFDGEAFVTIPTNLNDLKGWWYAVESADLDGDGDLDLVLGNVGHNFYLDATAEEPLKLWINDFDGNGTQEKVITHRIDGKDTPIAMKRQLTGEVNSLKKESLKHSVYAKKSLEELFPKGALSKAIVQEANYFSSIVAYNEGGYQFKVEELPLDVQLSCVCGIACTDLNADGRPDVILGGNDGGFRPQFGKMDASCGHVLLNEEKGLTYVPNQQSGLNIRGDIKSIDPITLNERPYLLVTINNQQPRLLAISEALQ, from the coding sequence ATGCCAAACACTTTTTTATTCTTTCAGCACTTCCGCCTCGCCATGTTGGCGCTGCCGCTGGTGCTATGCTTAGGGTGTGAAAACGGGACTGAACCAGAAACCTTAGATCCACCACTTTTCCTGGATATTGATCCGGCGACATCCGGACTGAACTTCACCAATGAGATCGCGAACACCGAAGACCTCAATATTTTTAATTACCGAAATTTCTACAATGGCGGCGGAGTAGGCCTCATCGACATCAATAACGACGGCCTGCAGGACGTCTTCTTTACGGCCAACATGGGCCCCAACAAACTCTTCCTGAATGAGGGAGACCTGAAATTTAAAGACATCTCTGCCACCGCTGGGATCGAGCTGGCTAACAAGTGGAGCACTGGCGTCGCCGTGGTGGACATCAACGCCGACGGCTACCTCGACCTCTACGTCTGCAACGCCGGCTTCCGAAAGAACTCGGACCAAAAAAATAGCCTGTTCATCAACCAACAGGATAACACCTTCCGCGAAGCCGCCGCCGAGTATGGCCTGGCTGACGCTGGCTACACTACCCACGCCGCTTTCGTGGACTACGATAAGGACGGTGACCTGGACGTGTACCTGCTGAACAACTCTTTCATCCCCGTTAACAACCTCAACTTCAGCAATGACCGGGAGCGCTACGCTGAAGACTGGAAAGTCAAGAACTTCCTGAAGGGTGGGGGAGACAAGCTGATGCGTAACGACGGAGGCACCTTCACCGACGTCAGCAAGGAAGCAGGTATTTACGGCAGTCTCATCGGCTTCGGCCTCGGTATAACCGTTGGTGACGTGAACGGGGACCACTACCCGGACTTCTATATCTCCAACGACTTCTACGAGCGGGATTACCTCTACGTCAACAACCAGGATGGAACTTTCACCGAGGACATTGAAGGGCGGATGAGCCACATCAGCCTCGCCTCAATGGGTGCGGATATGGCGGATCTTAACAATGACGGAACCCCAGAGATCTTCGTCACCGAGATGCTTCCCGAAAGCGACTACCGCCGCAAGACGACCGTTCAATTCGAAGATGTCAACGTCTACCAACTAAAGCAACGGCGAGGTTTCTTCCACCAGTATATGCACAATACGTTGCAACTCAACACTGGGGACGGCACCTTCAAAGAAGTGGCCCAGTACGGCGGGGTAGAAGCGACGGATTGGAGTTGGGGTGCCCTGCTCTTTGACGCCGATAACGATGGACTACGCGACATCTTCGTCTGTAACGGCATCTACCATAGCCTGACCGACCAGGATTTTATTGATTTCTTCAGTGACGACGTTGCCCGGCGCATGGTCCTTACGGGTAAAAAGAAAGAAGTCGACGAGGTCATCAATCGGATGCCCTCCGAAGCGCTGCCCAACAAGATGTTCCGCAACGCCGGCGATATGCGCTTCGACGATAAGACTGCCAATTGGGGCTTTAGCAAAGCGACTTTTTCTAATGGAGCAGCCTACGGTGACCTCGATAATGATGGTGACCTGGATTTGATCGTCAACAACGTAAACCAACCGGCCCTGCTCTACCAGAACCAATCCAGTGAGCGGGGAGCGGACGCTATCCAAGTTGAGTTGCGGGGAGACGAGCAAAATACCTTCGCCATTGGTGCAAGGGTTCAACTGAATGCCGGCTCCGCTACCCAGTACGCGGAGGTCATTCCTACGCGTGGCTTCCAGTCCAGTATGGACTACCGCATCACCTTTGGTGTATCAGACCGGTCCGCCCTCGAATCGGTGACCATAACTTGGCCGGATGGGGCGCTAACTACCGTAGCGCCACCGGACAGTGGCCAACTACTCAGTATTGATCGGTCCACCGCGGAAGTAATTCCAGCTAATGCTTCATCGGAAATAGACGGGCAGGCCGCTATTGCCGGTCAACCATTATTGCAGGAAGTTCCTGAAGTTCCTTTTGTAGCCCACCAAGAAGAGAACTTTTACGATCTCCTGAATGAAGGGCTCGTCATTCGCTCTCTCGCTCAGGAAGGCCCTGCAGTGGCCATTGGCGATGTTAACGGCGACGGCCGCGACGATATCTTCATCGGTGGTGCTCGGGACCAGGTGGCTCAACTCTACCTGCAAAAATCGGACGGAACGCTCGCCCAGAGTGAGCAACGCATCTTTAAGCAAGTCGCAGCTACGGAAGATACCGGAGCTGCCTTCTTTGATGCGGACGGCGACGGTGATCTGGATCTATACGTCGGCTCCGGTGGTAATTTCGACCAGGCTAACGCTACCTTCCTCAACGACAAGCTGGCCTTCAACGATGGAGCGGGCAACTTCAGCTTCCGCCCCGGTTCCTTACCACGATTTGGTCTCAACACCTCAAAAGTGCTCCCTTTTGATTTTGACGGAGATGGAGATCTCGACCTCTTCGTGGGCACGCGGAGTATGCCCCAAAACTACGGTGTCCCCGTACCCAGCGCGCTGCTAGAAAATAATGGCTCCGGCAAATTCGCCAACGTAACGGCCGAAAAAGCCCGCGAATTCGCCCTGCTCGGCATGGTGACTGACGCGCAGGTGCTATCGCTAGATGACGGTCAGGATTTATTGCTGACGGTATCGGAGTGGGGTAGCCCCAAGCTCCTACGGTTTGATGGAGAGGCGTTCGTTACGATCCCTACCAACCTGAATGACTTAAAAGGATGGTGGTACGCCGTAGAATCGGCTGATCTCGACGGAGATGGCGATCTGGACCTCGTCCTGGGTAACGTCGGCCACAATTTTTACCTGGATGCTACCGCGGAAGAACCCCTGAAACTTTGGATCAACGATTTCGATGGAAATGGTACTCAGGAAAAAGTGATTACTCATCGGATCGACGGCAAGGATACGCCTATCGCTATGAAACGGCAGCTTACTGGGGAGGTCAATAGCTTGAAAAAGGAAAGCCTCAAACACTCCGTGTACGCAAAAAAGTCATTGGAGGAGTTATTCCCAAAGGGCGCACTCAGCAAAGCGATTGTGCAGGAAGCCAATTACTTTAGCTCCATCGTCGCTTACAACGAGGGAGGGTATCAGTTTAAGGTGGAGGAATTGCCGCTCGACGTGCAGCTCTCCTGCGTTTGTGGCATCGCCTGTACGGACCTGAATGCGGACGGCCGCCCAGACGTTATCCTTGGAGGTAACGACGGTGGTTTCCGGCCCCAATTTGGTAAGATGGATGCTTCCTGCGGGCACGTCCTCCTCAACGAAGAAAAGGGCTTAACCTACGTTCCCAATCAGCAGAGTGGATTGAATATTCGGGGAGACATTAAGTCCATCGATCCAATCACGCTAAATGAGCGGCCCTACCTGCTGGTTACGATCAATAATCAACAGCCACGACTGTTAGCTATTTCCGAAGCACTTCAATAA